From Cydia strobilella chromosome 4, ilCydStro3.1, whole genome shotgun sequence, the proteins below share one genomic window:
- the LOC134740476 gene encoding uncharacterized protein LOC134740476 → MGLTEKEKSRRYRERLKADPEKLAERKRKKRESYHKNKISISAMQPEDKKYCRTIWKLRKQEQRKRSKALRNILQETPPSSPSTLQEINIPQDQYVPTPPASPFAPLESEQNKKRGRKIIRRDRSKMYKENLKLRSQANMWKKKFEKFKKRAHRKANELNKIKEKRTVAENELYEKYKTLTRAIKKNYMTTKAREGKRMLRKIFENVDESRKKQIIQDSLGVKGSAKANTTCKGETELIKKVKCFFQRDNGSRNTAGKKETVTKGKEKVQKRFLLESMKNLFKAFKLENPGTKCSYFYFTKHRPFYVLRPTVDGRDMCLCKTHANAAAKIKALKQKRVINAVDTSTLILETVCDSNKMDCMFGTCVQCQDREIKINEDNVKGKMQWFEWVREEEIYVKGGKRMKSIKNVKILNEDLVQNMIDKFKEDLKILKKHIFNMKTQYRNFRQSVDNIKPNEAVILVDFSENYSAKCHEEIQAHHFGGSRNQITLHTVVVYLHDKDKNYKVSSFCSVSPCNIHQPAAIWAHLHPILTSIIEDYPEIDTIHYFSDGPFSQYRQKGNFFLACTKTFDYGFQAFSWSFFEAGHGKGAADGIGGFLKREADNKVATGKDITDAFGFYQALKESSKIKLFYIIKEKIDDVQNCIPKDLVPLPGTKDVHQIFSRIRGQLKYRNLSCFCSRGLCDCLHPKFYSPTPTLRIIPSPVDMCEHNILDDVDNIRDDIISSDDTDDDLPLSALVSLKQDDILFTDLHKAPNKSIYNCVYGSSDESNDEKNTTQPSVSGQNQLLPGMGDYLLVKVYGTKGKSYHIYACIAQSNIDDDGEIKVTFMKCVKGGKLFVLNEKDVSYVAYEDIVQKLPNPEIQLKRGVNYFKFPIDTNVFEK, encoded by the coding sequence ATGGGGTTGACGGAGAAGGAAAAATCTAGGCGCTATAGAGAGAGACTTAAAGCAGACCCAGAAAAATTGGCTGAAAGGAAGCGAAAAAAAAGAGAAAGttatcataaaaacaaaatatcgaTATCAGCTATGCAGCCTGAGGACAAAAAATACTGCAGAACCATATGGAAATTGCGTAAACAAGAACAAAGAAAGAGATCAAAAGCACTTCGAAACATACTGCAAGAAACACCACCAAGTTCTCCGTCTACTTTGCAGGAAATCAATATACCACAAGATCAATATGTACCCACTCCGCCGGCTTCTCCCTTTGCACCTCTGGAATCTGAACAGAATAAAAAAAGGGGAAGGAAAATAATCCGTAGAGATAGATCTAAGATgtacaaagaaaatttaaaattacgaaGCCAAGCCAAtatgtggaaaaaaaaatttgaaaaatttaagAAGAGGGCTCATCGTAAAGCAaacgaattaaataaaattaaagaaaaaagaacCGTGGCAGAAAatgaattatacgaaaaatacaaaactttaacTCGTGCTATAAAGAAAAACTACATGACAACAAAGGCACGAGAAGGGAAAAGGATGTTGAGAAAGATATTTGAAAACGTAGATGAATCACGCAAGAAACAAATCATACAGGACAGTTTAGGTGTAAAAGGAAGCGCTAAAGCAAATACAACATGTAAGGGTGAAACGGAACTaattaagaaagtaaaatgttttttcCAAAGAGATAATGGGTCAAGAAACACCGCCGGCAAGAAAGAAACCGTCACTAAAGGAAAAGAAAAAGTTCAAAAACGGTTCCTTTTAGAgtcaatgaaaaatttattcaaagCATTTAAGTTGGAGAATCCAGGGACAAAATGTTCCTATTTCTATTTTACGAAACATCGACCCTTCTACGTACTCAGACCAACAGTAGATGGCAGGGATATGTGCCTTTGTAAAACACATGCAAATGCAGCAGCTAAAATAAAGGCTCTAAAGCAGAAAAGAGTTATTAATGCGGTGGATACAAGTACACTGATTCTAGAAACAGTGTGTGACAGTAATAAAATGGATTGTATGTTTGGTACTTGTGTACAATGTCAAGatagagaaataaaaataaacgaagATAATGTTAAGGGTAAAATGCAATGGTTTGAATGGGTGAGAGAAGAGGAAATTTATGTAAAAGGAGGCAAAAGGATGAAATCTATTAAGAAtgttaaaatattgaatgaagATTTGGTACAAAACATGATAGATAAATTTAAAGAGGatctgaaaatattaaaaaaacatattttcaatatGAAAACCCAGTACAGGAATTTCCGGCAAAGTGTTGATAACATTAAACCAAACGAAGCCGTAATTTTAGTTGATTTCAGCGAAAATTATAGTGCAAAATGCCATGAAGAAATTCAAGCACACCATTTTGGTGGATCCCGCAACCAAATAACACTCCACACTGTTGTCGTATACCTGCACGACAAAGACAAAAATTACAAGGTATCTTCTTTTTGCTCTGTATCGCCATGCAATATCCATCAACCTGCTGCAATATGGGCGCACTTACATCCGATTCTAACAAGCATTATTGAAGATTACCCTGAAATTGACACTATCCATTACTTTTCTGATGGACCTTTCTCTCAGTATCGCCAGAAAGGTAACTTCTTCTTGGCTTGTACAAAAACATTTGACTACGGGTTTCAAGCATTTAGCTGGTCATTCTTCGAAGCAGGTCATGGCAAGGGAGCGGCTGATGGAATTGGGGGATTCCTTAAAAGAGAGGCGGATAACAAGGTAGCAACTGGAAAAGACATAACCGATGCATTTGGATTTTACCAAGCCCTCAAGGAATCTAGCaaaatcaaattgttttatatAATCAAAGAAAAAATTGACGATGTTCAAAATTGTATTCCAAAGGATCTTGTCCCTCTGCCTGGAACCAAAGATGTGCACCAAATCTTTTCAAGGATTCGTGGCCAACTAAAGTATAGAAATTTGAGTTGTTTTTGCTCAAGAGGATTGTGCGACTGTTTGCATCCAAAGTTTTACTCACCTACCCCAACTTTAAGAATAATTCCATCCCCTGTGGACATGTGTGAGCACAACATACTTGATGATGTAGACAACATACGTGATGATATTATATCCAGTGATGATACTGATGATGATTTGCCTTTGAGTGCCCTGGTTTCTTTAAAACAGGATGACATCTTATTTACTGATCTACATAAGGCTCCAAACAAAAGTATTTACAACTGTGTGTATGGTTCTTCTGATGAGTctaatgatgaaaaaaatactacacAGCCATCAGTATCAGGGCAAAACCAGTTATTACCTGGAATGGGTGATTATCTACTCGTCAAAGTTTATGGCACCAAAGGCAAATCATACCATATTTACGCATGCATTGCTCAAAGCAATATCGACGACGATGGAGAAATTAAAGTCACATTTATGAAATGTGTTAAAGGTGGGAAACTATTTGTCCTCAATGAAAAAGATGTCTCCTATGTTGCTTATGAAGACATCGTTCAAAAACTTCCTAATCCGGAAATTCAATTGAAAAGAGGTgtcaattattttaagtttccaatagacaccaatgtttttgaaaagtaa
- the LOC134740438 gene encoding LOW QUALITY PROTEIN: succinate--hydroxymethylglutarate CoA-transferase-like (The sequence of the model RefSeq protein was modified relative to this genomic sequence to represent the inferred CDS: substituted 1 base at 1 genomic stop codon), translating to MMFKRIFIPCKQFCLSTADYSTKLPGLLSDVSVLDLTRIVAGPFCTMTLGDLGANVIKVESMDGDESRKWGPPFMKGDSNKDSFYFLAVNRNKKSICLDLKSQEGKNVMYDLAKKCDVMVENFLPGKLDKMQVGYERLSQINPKLIYCAITGFGPTGPYANKPGYDVVAAAMGGLVNATGERNGRPAKPGVAITDLTTGLHSFGAIMAALYHRQKTGKGQKIDCNLLSTQISSMINLASVYLNCGIEVQRWGTAHANLVPYQAFETKDGELVIGTGSNAQFADFCRIIKKEELINDERFKDNSDRVKNRDEIIKILSEVIKTKTSKEWTKLFRNASFPNGPVNKMKDVFDDEHVKAIGLVKELHHAEVGSVKLVGPPTVYSVGGNYARTAPPTLGQHTKEILSKFLGYDDGKIDELFDAKIVSNFLXYNFYSQPAEPVAVITLRTRKSRKKVVWTDDTVDNEHMNKKKSKCCCIYEKPKSFGESDSEDSDDECEHCFGHVEKRQKQAGSSTVTTDEQDGAASEATAAITLQPSPAPAEPAPSPAPPGNKDKPE from the exons atgatgtttaaaagaATTTTCATTCCGTGCAAGCAATTTTGCTTATCAACGGCTGATTATTCGACGAAGCTACCGGGGCTTTTAAGCGATGTGAGCGTGTTGGATTTGACTAGGATCGTGGCTGGTCCATTCTGTACCATGACCCTTGGGGATTTGGGGGCGAATGTGATAAAAGTGGAGAGTATGGATGGGGATGAGAGCAGGAAATGGGGGCCTCCTTTCATGAAAGGTGATAGCAACAAGGATTCGTTCTACTTTTTAGCAGTGAACAGGAATAAGAAAAGTATTTGTTTGGACTTGAAGTCGCAGGAAG GGAAGAATGTGATGTATGACTTAGCCAAGAAGTGTGATGTGATGGTGGAAAACTTCTTGCCGGGAAAGTTAGATAAGATGCAGGTCGGGTACGAGAGGCTCAGCCAAATCAACCCCAAGCTGATATACTGCGCTATCACTGGCTTCGGGCCCACGGGGCCTTATGCTAACAAACCAGG TTACGACGTGGTAGCCGCAGCAATGGGCGGCCTAGTAAACGCTACCGGCGAACGCAACGGCCGCCCCGCCAAGCCCGGCGTCGCCATCACCGACCTAACCACCGGCCTACACTCCTTCGGCGCCATCATGGCTGCCCTTTATCACAGACAAAAAACTGGGAAAGGACAGAAAATAGACTGCAATTTACTTTCCACGCAAATTTCAAGCATGATTAATTTAGCTAGCGTTTATTTGAACTGCGGCATCGAGGTCCAACGCTGGGGTACTGCTCATGCTAATTTAGTACCTTACCAAGCGTTTGAAACTAAAGATGGAGAGCTAGTCATCGGTACAGGGTCTAACGCTCAATTTGCAGATTTCTGTAGAATCATTAAGAAAGAGGAATTGATTAATGATGAGCGATTTAAAGATAACTCAGACAGAGTGAAGAACAgagatgaaataataaagattttaagtGAAGTtatcaaaactaaaactagtAAAGAATGGACGAAATTGTTCAGAAACGCCTCATTTCCTAATGGTCCTGTTAATAAGATGAAGGATGTTTTCGATGATGAGCATGTTAAAGCTATAGGGTTGGTGAAAGAGCTGCATCATGCTGAAGTTGGGTCAGTGAAGCTAGTAGGGCCGCCGACGGTATATAGTGTAGGTGGGAACTATGCGAGGACAGCCCCGCCGACACTTGGACAACATACTAAGGAAATATTATCGAAATTCCTTGGGTACGATGATGGGAAAATAGATGAGTTGTTTGACGCTAAGATTGTGAG taactttctataatataatttttactcTCAGCCCGCAGAGCCGGTGGCGGTGATAACACTCCGAACGCGCAAGTCCCGGAAGAAGGTCGTGTGGACGGACGACACCGTCGACAATGAACATATGAACAAGAAGAAGTCCAAGT GTTGCTGCATCTACGAGAAGCCGAAGTCGTTTGGCGAGTCAGACTCGGAAGACAGTGACGACGAGTGCGAGCACTGCTTCGGACACGTGGAGAAACGACAAAAACAAGCAGGCAGTAGCACAGTCACGACGGACGAGCAG GATGGGGCGGCCTCAGAGGCAACGGCCGCCATCACGCTGCAGCCCTCCCCCGCGCCCGCGGAGCCCGCCCCTTCCCCCGCGCCGCCCGGGAACAAGGACAAACCCGAGTAA
- the LOC134741123 gene encoding ragulator complex protein LAMTOR5, producing the protein MEKELDRVIEEIMATPNVNGCLVADHQGLCLASKGAAHVDSAGVVVAISEQACKIQPNLKPPTVCLETDTKQCLIQRHGTITGAIFKQKA; encoded by the exons ATGGAGAAGGAATTAGACAGAGTAATCGAAGAGATAATGGCTACGCCGAACGTGAACGGTTGCCTAGTGGCGGACCACCAAGGCCTCTGCTTGGCGTCGAAGGGTGCCGCGCACGTTGACTCGGCGGGCGTTGTCGTGGCGATATCGGAGCAGGCCTGCAAGATACAGCCCAACCTGAAGCCGCCGACCGTATGCCTGGAGACTGACACCAAGCAGTGTCTCATACAGCGGCACGGGACCATAACGGGagccattttcaaacaaaaagctTA g